Proteins encoded by one window of Vibrio rumoiensis:
- the thiB gene encoding thiamine ABC transporter substrate binding subunit, with amino-acid sequence MAALSSSVMADQKPTLTVYTYDSFTSDWGPGPKIKQAFESQCGCNLNFVALDDGGSVLSRIRLEGNNTKADVVLGLNNNIMAQAQQTGLLAKHDVDTSQVTIPGGWNNPYFVPFDYGYFAFIYNKTKMNHPPKSLKELVERDDFNIIYQDPRTSITGQGLLLWVKAVYGDNAAQAWQKIADKTVTVSKGWSDSYPMFLKGESDMVLSYSTSPAYHIIAENDDRYAAANFSEGQYAQIELAAKVASTKHPKLADEFMHFILTDDFQSVMATGNWMYPVTDVKLPKGYEQLTVPNKMLSLEPEVVAKQLKGWTREWQMALSQ; translated from the coding sequence ATTGCCGCTTTGTCTTCTTCGGTAATGGCTGATCAAAAGCCTACCTTAACCGTTTATACCTACGATTCTTTTACCTCTGATTGGGGACCCGGTCCTAAAATTAAACAAGCTTTTGAAAGCCAGTGTGGATGCAACTTGAACTTCGTCGCCTTGGATGATGGCGGATCGGTGCTCAGTCGTATTCGTTTAGAGGGTAATAACACTAAGGCGGATGTCGTACTCGGGCTAAATAACAACATTATGGCGCAAGCTCAGCAGACAGGGTTGCTTGCCAAGCATGATGTTGATACCTCTCAAGTGACTATTCCCGGTGGTTGGAATAACCCTTATTTTGTGCCTTTTGATTATGGATATTTCGCGTTTATCTATAACAAAACCAAAATGAACCATCCGCCGAAAAGTTTAAAAGAATTAGTGGAACGTGATGATTTCAATATTATCTATCAAGATCCACGCACCTCGATTACCGGCCAAGGTCTATTACTGTGGGTGAAAGCGGTGTATGGCGATAATGCGGCGCAAGCTTGGCAGAAAATTGCTGACAAAACCGTTACCGTGAGCAAAGGGTGGTCAGATTCTTACCCGATGTTTTTAAAAGGGGAGAGTGACATGGTGTTGTCTTATAGTACCTCTCCGGCTTATCACATTATTGCTGAAAATGATGATCGCTATGCTGCTGCTAATTTTTCAGAAGGCCAATACGCGCAAATAGAATTGGCAGCTAAAGTGGCAAGTACCAAGCATCCTAAGTTGGCCGATGAGTTTATGCACTTTATCTTAACGGATGATTTTCAATCGGTAATGGCAACCGGTAATTGGATGTACCCAGTGACAGACGTTAAATTACCAAAAGGTTATGAGCAATTAACGGTGCCAAACAAGATGTTGTCGTTAGAGCCAGAAGTGGTGGCTAAACAGTTGAAAGGTTGGACGCGAGAATGGCAAATGGCTTTGTCACAATAA